CTGGATAATCTCATTAACCAAATTGTTTCCCTGGGCAACACCAAGCTGGGCGACCGCTACGTTTTCTCCGGGCAGAATGATAAGACCCAGCCCTTTGAGCGCAATGGCGATGTTATTACCTACAGCGGCGATGCCAGCAAGATCTCCATGCCGGTGCAGCAGGGGCTGGCAGCGCCCACGCGGGACAGCGTCAATTTAACCGGGGTTGACGTATTTGGGGAAAACGGGACGGCAATGCTGGACCGTCTGATCCAAATCAAACAGCATTTGGATTCCGGGACGCCGGAGGATCAGAAATGGTTATCTGAGACCGGTTTAGCCTACATTGATCAGGATCATGCCAGTATTTTACAGCAGCATACGGAAATGGGCACCAGGATGGCGGCTTATGAGATGACCCTCAACATGATGGAGGATCAGAGCGTAGTCATTACCGAGGATATTGCCAATACGGAGGATTTGGATATTCCCCGGGCGATCATTGATTTCCAGAACAATGACGCCATTTATAAAGCGGCCTTGTCGGTCGGCTCCAAGATTATGCCGCTGTCCCTGGTGGATTTCCTGCGGTAGCTGGTGATGGGAGGCTGGATTTGTGCTCAAACTGAATATAGCGCAGCAATACGCCAAGCTGGCGCTTGCTATTACCGAGCCGGCGGTCAATCTTGACGTCAAACCGCCGCAGATTCAGCTGGCGACTGAACCGGCGATTGTGGAGATCCGGCAGGAACAAGGCCGGCTGTCCATTGACGGCGAGGCTTTCCGGCAATCGCTTGGCTACCGGACCAGCGGCGCTTTGTCCAAGGAGCTTGCCCGGCAGGGCAAGCAGCGGGCCGACGAAACCATTGCCAAGTATGTGGCTGAAGGCAACCGGCTGGGCCGGATAGAGAGCGGCGAAAATGCCGTAGCCAATATGGCGGCTGAAGCGCTGCTCGAACAAGCGCCGCAGGTTGTCCTGAAAACAATGGCCGCGCCCGAATTTTATTATCAGCCGGCCAAAGTGGAGTTCAGCGCCCGGCGGGGCCAGGTAAATCTGGCTGTGGAGCGCGGTTCGGTTGAAGTCGATTTGCAGCGCGGACAAGTGACCGGACGGCTGTCCCAGTATCCGAATGTGCGCTTTTGGACTACGGAAGGCAAATATGATATATCGGTTTAAAGAAAGAGGTTCTAACATGATCGTAGCATCAACCCGGCTGGGGCGGCAATGGGAAGTGGCTGAGACGGATATTATTCATTTCCCGCAAGGGTTGCCCGGTTTCGCCGATGAAAAGAAATTTATCCTGCTGCCAGGGGAACCTGACAGCCCCTTTGTTTTTTTGCAGTCAGTCGCCGAGCCGGACCTGACGTTTATTGTGGTAGATCCCTTTGCTTTTTTTAAGGATTATGAGTTTTCCCTGGATGACCGGATTGTGGCCGAGCTGAAGCTTTCCGACAAGAACCTGCCGCAAATCTTTAATATTGTTACAATTCCGGACAAGGCCGAACTGATGACGGCCAATCTTTTGGCTCCCGTTATTATCAATCCCGTTCAGCGGGTAGGACAGCAAATCGTTTTGGAAAAGGTTGACTATACTACCCGGCACCGTCTGTTTCCCAACGGCTTTCCCCAGGCGGAAACCAAAGGAGGCAGATAAATGCTGGCTCTAACGCGTAAAATTGGCGAACGGATTGTAATGAACGACCATATTGTCGTTACTATTGTTGACATAAAAGGGGACAGTGTTCGGCTGGCGATTGAGGCGCCGCAGACGGTGAAGATTTTCCGCGGCGAACTGTATGATTCCATTATTGCCGAAAATAAACAGGCTGCGGCCGGACCTCATTCCGGCAATCTCGATATTCTGAAAGGTTTGGGCTTGCCAAAGCAGCGTGAGTAAATAAAACTGCCTCCGTACGCATGGTGTACAGGGGCAGTTTTATTTGCCTATTGTTCTCTTTTTGAAGGCTGTACAGAAATATTCGGCTTTCAGACTCATTGAAGCTTTCCTGTGTCATCAAGGAGAATTGAAAAAATTTGATTTTCCGCTAAAGTTTCCGGCTGGTTATTACGATAAATTAATAAAGATTGTAACGAGAGGTGTATACCATGTCAATTAGCGCTAGCGTTAACCTGATTTCCAACGGCATACAGCCAGCCGCCGCTGCCAATGCGCAGGTCGGCGGGAGCACCGGCAACGGCAACGTTCAGCCCGAAACCATACAGGCTGTGGCTGCGGAAAACCGGACCAACTATTCCCCGACTGACAAATCGCTGAAAAAACTTACTGAGGAGGAAATGGATAGTCTGACCCAAAAAATGACCAAATTGATGGAACTGATCAACAGCGACATTCATTTCCAGCTGCACGAAGAGACCGACCGCATAATGGTCCAGGTGATTGACACCAGGGACGGCACAGTGCTCAAGGAATTTCCTCCTCATGAACTGTTGGACACTTTGGGGAAAATCAAGGAATATGTTGGCATTTTATTGGATAAAAAGGCTTAACCGGCGTAATTTAAAACATTATTTACAGATGCAGTATTTATCCTGCATACATAGTATGTTAAAATGAATTATCCACTTAATACGACATTAAATGGCGATTCTGGTAAAACCCGGGAGGAATAAAGTGATGAATGCCGCCAATACAGCGAATACCTATAAAACGCAGCAAATTATGACCGCTTCGCCGGAGGAGCTTACCCTTATGCTCTATAACGGGGCGCTTAAATTTGTCGCGGAAAGCATGTTGGCCCTGGAACAGCAAGACTATGAAAAATCCCATAATGCCAACCTGCGGGCCCAGGCGATTGTCCGCGAATTTGCGGCGACTCTGGATATGAAGTTTGAACTGGCGTCAAACTGGCTGGATTTATATGAATATATTGAGTACTGCCTCATTCAGGGCAATCTGAAAAAAGATCCGGCAAAACTGGCTGAGGCCAAGGAAATGCTGCAGGAATTCCGCGATACCTGGTATCAGGTCATCAAGCAGACCCGGCAGCAAAAGGCAGCTGCCAGATAAAATAGCTTAGGCACAAAACTTGTAAAAAAACCGAAAAATATGCAAAAAAATGCTTAAGCTTTTGCTGGAACCTAACGATATTATAAATGAGTCAAAAACAGGGACAGCCTACTGAACCGGCCGGAAGTAAGCGTCCCTGGGCAAAATATCCGGGCATGGATGCCCGGACTTAACATCAAGGAGGAATAGAATCATGATTATTAACCACAATATCACAGCGTTGAACACGTATCGCCAATTAACCACTAACAACAACACCGCTTCCAAATCCCTGGAGAAATTATCCTCAGGTCTGCGCATCAACCGTGCTGGTGACGATGCCGCTGGCTTGGCCATCTCCGAAAAAATGCGCGGCCAGATCCGCGGCCTGGACAAAGCTACCACCAATGCCCAGGACAGCATTTCGCTGATCCAAACCGCTGAAGGTGCATTGAACGAAACCCACAGCATTCTGCAACGTATGCGTGAGCTTGCTGTTCAGTCTTCCAATGACACCAACACTGATTCAGACCGTAAAGCTCTGAATGACGAAGTAACCCAGCTGAAAAAAGAAATTGACCGTATTGCTAATACCACCGAGTTTAATACTAAAAAATTATTGGAAGGCTCAAATAGTGGTATCCAGGATGAAGTGAACGGTACTGTTCGCATTAATAATAACAGTTCGTATAATTTTGCAGCTGCAGATACTGATAAAATTTCGGCTTCTAGTACACTTTCCGGTGCTTACATCATTACTCGTACGACTAAAACCGATTCTTCCGGTACTGAAGATGCGTTCAAAATTATTGGGCCGAATGGTTCCTCTACTACTGTTACTACAACTGCTGGAGCAGGAAGCGTGACTCTTAACAATGGTGTAACAGTTGCTGTAAGTGCTGATAAGGTTACTTTTACCAATAATGGTCAAGATTTTGAATTTGACATTACTGATGCCAATGGTGATGCTGCTACTGAAGGATTGAATGGTTTAGGTGTTGGCGATGGAGTTACTTTTGTATTTAGCGAGCACAAAGATGCCACTGCAGACTTGAATAGCTCTTTACTTACTCAAATTGGTGCCAATGCCGGACAAACTGCTTACATTTCAATTGCTGACATGCGTTCCTCGGCAATCGGTGTTGGCGATGTCAGCATTGAAACAAGTGAAAAAGCACAGGTTGCTGTTGAAACCATCAACAGTGCAATTGAAAAAGTATCTTCACAACGCAGTTCGCTTGGTGCTGTACAAAACCGTTTAGAACATACCATTAACAACCTGGGTACATCTTCTGAAAACCTGAGCGCCGCCGAATCCCGCATTCGCGATGTCGACATGGCCAAGGAAATGATGAACTTCACCAAGACCAGCATTCTGCAACAGGCTGCTACCGCTATGCTGGCTCAGGCAAATCAACAACCTCAGGGCGTTCTGCAATTACTGCAATAATTGCCTTGAAGACAAATTTACTATATGCTTTACGGAAAGGATTGGATCCATGGATCCAATCCTTTCTAATATACTTTTAGGATGAAGCTGACTTGAATTTTATGGAGTGAGCAATTTTGGATATTTTATTAACTAACATTGAAGAACTTCAAAACGCTATTTTTGCCTATGAGCAAGAACAGTTTACCAATCAATTTGTAAAACTGACTGATTTGTTGATTGCCGGGATGCAGGGGTTATCCATTCAGGATCAGGCGATATTGAATCCGGTACTAAATGCCGTTCTTACCAGCTATGAACAGAGAGATTACTTATTACTTGCCGATTTATTGGAATATGAATTGAAGCCGCTTTTGACGGTTTAAGACAGGAGCGTCAGTTGATGAAGTATTATAAAAAAAACCTGCAAGTTATCAAGCAGGGAAGTGGGGCGCTCTATAAAACGGTTACCGCTTCTCTGCCACTGTACCGAGCGAATACACAATATATTGCTGAAGCGGATAATTTACTTGTTAAGACAACTTCAGGACAGTGCTATTTGCACAGCCTGTATAATAAAGATCGTGAGCTTAAAAACTTATTTTCTAAACTGGCGGATGATACAAAAATTATTATTTTGTTCGGTTTGGGGCTGGGGCATTCCTTAGCCTTTCTAGCCAGTCAGTTTCAGGAACTGGAACACCTTATTGTGATAGAACCAAATCTTGATGCCTTCAAACATTTTTTGATGCAAAATGACCTTCCAAAAGTCGGTGGAAAGTTTAAAAGGATATCGTTTATTGTCAATCAGAGTGACGAGTCAACTGCTACAATGCTGGAAGGATTGCTAGGCGACGAGCTATACCGGCAGCCGGCTTTGATTGCGCCTGTTTCTTATCGGACTTTATACGCTGATTATTTCCGGGACGTACAGCGAGGCTTAACCAGAGTGGTCAGAAGAATGCTGATCAATTTATCTACCCAGCGTTACTCCCTGGAGAAATGGCTGACCAACTCCTGGCGAAATTATTGGCAGGAAAGTCTGCGGCTGGAAGATATTGCCCCGCATATTACTTCGCTGCCTGTCATCATTGTATCAGCCGGGCCGTCACTGAATAAAAACATTCATTTATTGAAGGAAGCGAAAAACAAGGCAATGGTTATCGCAGTAGGCAGTGCCATTTCTATTCTGGATAATTATGGAATTATACCGCATCTGCGCATGGCTTTTGACGGAAATAGAGAGAATGAACTGGTATTTAACGGTGTTGATACTATGAAGTGTCCTTTGTTATATTGTGATGCTTTGTATCATGAAATTTTGCCCAATTATCACGGCCCTAAAATTAAAATGACGCTGATGAATGACTTTTTAACCAGATATCTGGATAAGTTGCAGCAGAGAAAAACCTTTTTGCTGAACAATGGCTTTTCCATTGCCAATGTGGCGTTTGATTTGGCTTGTAAATTGAATTCTTCTCATATTATTTTAATGGGACAGGACTTGTGCTATACCGATGATAAAATGCATGCTGACGGCAGCTGGTCGGATGGCTTTATCCAGGGGAAAGAGGGAATGATCAGGGCTGAGGATATCTATCAGCGTCCGGTGATGACTTCACAAGAATATCTGGGAATGAAGAATGTATTTGAGGATTTGATACGGGCGTATCGAATGAAATGTATTAATTCGTCTGAAGGCGGTCTGGCCATCCTGGGGAGTGTCAATAAGCCCTTGCGTCAGGTGCTTGATGAAGAGTTAGCTAAGAAAATTGACATTAC
Above is a genomic segment from Dendrosporobacter quercicolus containing:
- the csrA gene encoding carbon storage regulator CsrA encodes the protein MLALTRKIGERIVMNDHIVVTIVDIKGDSVRLAIEAPQTVKIFRGELYDSIIAENKQAAAGPHSGNLDILKGLGLPKQRE
- the fliW gene encoding flagellar assembly protein FliW, encoding MIVASTRLGRQWEVAETDIIHFPQGLPGFADEKKFILLPGEPDSPFVFLQSVAEPDLTFIVVDPFAFFKDYEFSLDDRIVAELKLSDKNLPQIFNIVTIPDKAELMTANLLAPVIINPVQRVGQQIVLEKVDYTTRHRLFPNGFPQAETKGGR
- a CDS encoding motility associated factor glycosyltransferase family protein, which gives rise to MKYYKKNLQVIKQGSGALYKTVTASLPLYRANTQYIAEADNLLVKTTSGQCYLHSLYNKDRELKNLFSKLADDTKIIILFGLGLGHSLAFLASQFQELEHLIVIEPNLDAFKHFLMQNDLPKVGGKFKRISFIVNQSDESTATMLEGLLGDELYRQPALIAPVSYRTLYADYFRDVQRGLTRVVRRMLINLSTQRYSLEKWLTNSWRNYWQESLRLEDIAPHITSLPVIIVSAGPSLNKNIHLLKEAKNKAMVIAVGSAISILDNYGIIPHLRMAFDGNRENELVFNGVDTMKCPLLYCDALYHEILPNYHGPKIKMTLMNDFLTRYLDKLQQRKTFLLNNGFSIANVAFDLACKLNSSHIILMGQDLCYTDDKMHADGSWSDGFIQGKEGMIRAEDIYQRPVMTSQEYLGMKNVFEDLIRAYRMKCINSSEGGLAILGSVNKPLRQVLDEELAKKIDITGIVEQAIVRAEKKRKDTVDKLTELMAKVECDLQEVNLIYQERLTLLREVRQLEAENEGVESILALLKEIQSGANQLQSIAYYQEVILPFMQYILQAIHGSFAYNGSDKTKQADALSRTYGGETAEVQRLLRLSEKLLEEAKMAHTDQEALFTEYCLGLLV
- a CDS encoding flagellin; its protein translation is MIINHNITALNTYRQLTTNNNTASKSLEKLSSGLRINRAGDDAAGLAISEKMRGQIRGLDKATTNAQDSISLIQTAEGALNETHSILQRMRELAVQSSNDTNTDSDRKALNDEVTQLKKEIDRIANTTEFNTKKLLEGSNSGIQDEVNGTVRINNNSSYNFAAADTDKISASSTLSGAYIITRTTKTDSSGTEDAFKIIGPNGSSTTVTTTAGAGSVTLNNGVTVAVSADKVTFTNNGQDFEFDITDANGDAATEGLNGLGVGDGVTFVFSEHKDATADLNSSLLTQIGANAGQTAYISIADMRSSAIGVGDVSIETSEKAQVAVETINSAIEKVSSQRSSLGAVQNRLEHTINNLGTSSENLSAAESRIRDVDMAKEMMNFTKTSILQQAATAMLAQANQQPQGVLQLLQ
- the fliS gene encoding flagellar export chaperone FliS; amino-acid sequence: MNAANTANTYKTQQIMTASPEELTLMLYNGALKFVAESMLALEQQDYEKSHNANLRAQAIVREFAATLDMKFELASNWLDLYEYIEYCLIQGNLKKDPAKLAEAKEMLQEFRDTWYQVIKQTRQQKAAAR
- a CDS encoding DUF6470 family protein, which translates into the protein MLKLNIAQQYAKLALAITEPAVNLDVKPPQIQLATEPAIVEIRQEQGRLSIDGEAFRQSLGYRTSGALSKELARQGKQRADETIAKYVAEGNRLGRIESGENAVANMAAEALLEQAPQVVLKTMAAPEFYYQPAKVEFSARRGQVNLAVERGSVEVDLQRGQVTGRLSQYPNVRFWTTEGKYDISV
- the flgL gene encoding flagellar hook-associated protein FlgL, whose translation is MRISNSIITYNFLSSLNKSMERKNAIQEQLSDGKAIHRPSDNPIKAVRSLLYNSNLGQNQQFTQNLKDAQSWMNTTDSAMSDLSSIMIDIKELVLGASNGTNPSDVVQTAGKSLDNLINQIVSLGNTKLGDRYVFSGQNDKTQPFERNGDVITYSGDASKISMPVQQGLAAPTRDSVNLTGVDVFGENGTAMLDRLIQIKQHLDSGTPEDQKWLSETGLAYIDQDHASILQQHTEMGTRMAAYEMTLNMMEDQSVVITEDIANTEDLDIPRAIIDFQNNDAIYKAALSVGSKIMPLSLVDFLR
- a CDS encoding flagellar protein FlaG, which gives rise to MSISASVNLISNGIQPAAAANAQVGGSTGNGNVQPETIQAVAAENRTNYSPTDKSLKKLTEEEMDSLTQKMTKLMELINSDIHFQLHEETDRIMVQVIDTRDGTVLKEFPPHELLDTLGKIKEYVGILLDKKA